Genomic segment of Arachis stenosperma cultivar V10309 chromosome 4, arast.V10309.gnm1.PFL2, whole genome shotgun sequence:
TGCTAACAAACAATAATCACCATATCAATTCAAAGGGAAAAAAATGGGATTAATAaagatgctactcccacaaaACAACTATAAATGCTTGTCCTAAACTCACAATACAACacacaaaaacaaaaagcagaGTTTCAATATCACTAAAAATGGCACCCTCCATTTACTACTACTTACTTCTTACACTTGCCTTCATCATCACTCTCAAACTCTTTCTCCGGGTCCAATCTAGAAGGTTCAAGAACCTTCCACCAGGGCCGCCAACCCTTCCCTTCCTCGGAAACCTTCACTACCTGAAGCCACCGCTCCACCGCATCTTCGCTGGCCTCGCCGCCTCCTATGGCGACATCATGTCGCTTTGGTTTGGCAACCGCCTCGTGGTGGTTGTGTCCTCGCCGTCCTTGGCGCATGAATGTTTCACCAAGAACGATGTCGTCTTGGCCAACCGTCCCCGCTTCCTTACCGGAAAGTACATATTTTATAACTACACTACATTGGGTTCTGCCTCGTATGGTGATCACTGGCGCAACCTCCGCCGCATCACCACCGTCGATGTCCTCTCCAGCCACCGTCTCAACTCCTTCCTCGATGTCCGAAAGGACGAGACTAAGAGACTGGTAAGTTActcctaattttttttatcaactaTACTAAAtgtaaactaaaataaaatatatattaaaatataaaacatacattaaaaataaattaatccaAACATAATCCATATATTTAGTGTTTTTTTAGATTATATAATGAGGAGTGTTAGAGAAAagtaatttttgtgatttatagCTATTAAATAGCTATCaatgatatttttaatggtgtaaaattttatataatagtatgagattactctcttctcttttattgGTTACATGCCAGAATTTAATAAAGTTATTGGCTCtagacttttttttatataattttttggattCCAAATAATATAATAGGTAAACTTTTGTTTAATTTAACAGATCGAGAAACTATGGAAGGACACACGTAATGGTGAGTTCGTGAAGGTTGAACTAAGGTCAAGACTAACAGAAATGACATTCAACGGAATGATGAGGATGATCTCCGGCAAGAGGTACTACGGCGACGATGTGGAAATGAGTGACGTGGAGGAGGCGAAGCAATTCCGAGAAATCATAACGGAAATTCTGTCGTTGCTGGGAGCAAACAACAAAGGCGACTTCATGCCGTTGGCCAAGTTCTTCGATTTCGACCACTTGGAGAAGAGGCTCAAGAATATCGCCAAGAGAGCCGATTCCTTCTTGCAAGGCCTCATCCAAGAGCACCGCGTTGCCGCCGGCAGCAACGCCGACAGCGACACCATGatttttcatctcttgaagCTTCAAGAGACACAGCCCGAGTATTACTCTGATCTCATGATTAAGGGCCTTATCCAGGTATTTACAACTCTTATCTTTAGGTACTTGCTCCCTAAAGTTGTGTCGGTACCAACattgttaaataataatttaaccGAATTTAGTCATGGTAACTATTCCTATATATTTAAAAtctgttaaaaataatttaatatgtaatatatttaattaaattattattaaataatttttaacaaatattaaaaattattaaaatttattattttttgttatttttaattatcaatttaactctcttaatataattttattaatttagttgtttaataatatattttatcatatatttttaaatattaatgattaattaataaataaaaataataaattttaataattttttaattttaataattattttttataaaaataaatgtatctaaattatgttaaattatataagtttttttatttatcgtGATAATTTAAACGTGAATAATCACCATCAAGTAATGAGAATATGACATGTAATAAAGTTTTATTATtggtcaattttttttttgttgactGAAAATGACTAAACCAATtgatttttaaacataaaacatgaaATAGTTAATGACGAAAACACTCTTAATCAATATtacttgatttttctttttaaaggTTAGTTTCATTGATTTAGTTgttcataattttaattattttttctaaaaaaatatagttCGATACAAATGACAGAATCATATATCATAATTTAGTATTTGAataaagacattaaaaatatttttttataataattttaattttaaaaatatgattttttattttgttacacttaaaaaatcaaaaataatatttttataatatataaaaattaaattttaaaatttattatttaataattaaaataaaatatctttatataaGGACAATATAAAATTTTCGGTGAAATATCCATCACAAATATTTTTGCTCTTGTATGCACGTTGGATACGCATCTCTCAAGTTTGTCTTGATTTATGAGGATTGTCACATCACTAGCTATTAGAGATAGCACTCTTACGTAGTTATGTTACCAAACATTTGAccttttttaagataaaatatattatttatttttaatatattttaaaaaattttaaaaatatttttaaaatttatttcgttttaattttatttttaaaaattttatttatattaaatatatttttaataattaaatttttaaaaaattttagattaatttaataataatatataataattatgtctaacttatttatattaaaaattattcttataaaattattattgaattatttttaaaatattttaaaattagtcgtcaaatatatatttaatacaaataaaatttttttgaaataaaattaaaataaaataaaaataaaaaataaaaaatatacttcgcctcttttttaaat
This window contains:
- the LOC130976355 gene encoding isoflavone 3'-hydroxylase-like gives rise to the protein MAPSIYYYLLLTLAFIITLKLFLRVQSRRFKNLPPGPPTLPFLGNLHYLKPPLHRIFAGLAASYGDIMSLWFGNRLVVVVSSPSLAHECFTKNDVVLANRPRFLTGKYIFYNYTTLGSASYGDHWRNLRRITTVDVLSSHRLNSFLDVRKDETKRLIEKLWKDTRNGEFVKVELRSRLTEMTFNGMMRMISGKRYYGDDVEMSDVEEAKQFREIITEILSLLGANNKGDFMPLAKFFDFDHLEKRLKNIAKRADSFLQGLIQEHRVAAGSNADSDTMIFHLLKLQETQPEYYSDLMIKGLIQAMLLAGTDTSAVAMEWVMAELLNHPEIMKKVKDELDTQIGKDRLVEEQDLSKLPYLQNVISESLRLHPPAPLLLPHSASEDCTIGGYNIPKDTIVLTNVWLIHRDPNIWADAESFRPERFEKEGEENKLIPFGLGRRACPGLGLAQRTLGLTLGLLIQCFEWKRVSEEKLDMAEGKGIAMPMKIPFKSLCKALPTFKNIMNY